In Populus alba chromosome 4, ASM523922v2, whole genome shotgun sequence, the genomic window TATTCAATATAGAtttgatataagtaatggaTGATCGTTATTGAATGTATCAAGTTTTAGCCGAATGGTTAGATAGGatggattaatttttatttaaatgttaaaatttcatctttcaattattAACCGATAATTCATATTTATCATATAGGTTGtttgatttttggtatgaaatgtagaaaaaagcaaaaaatgatgttaaagaaatagatattgcaAGTTGTAGAGACATgcagtttggagggatttcaaatcTCTGTATGCCTCAGAGACTATATGGACAGAATATATTCAACATGTGATGTTTGAGCATATATGggcaaaatatatttaacatgtGGACCCATTCCGTTCATTTCGTATATGAAACGAATCAtaagattcttttttattacatccttttttttttaaattgttgtttatatgaaaatatttaactaacaatcattttcttttataggcTACGATTCTTGGACACGAACCAAgaacattgaattttttttttttttgtaaaaactcATGCAAAATGATGACCATCAGAAAGAGGTATGTTGgatttcaacaatttcttttcttaagttatttttattttgaattagttgattttttttccagaaaataTATAACACCCAGTTGTAGTAGAGATACGAGGATGAACCTTCAATCCATCTGGAACTCGATCTAGATTTATGATTGGAGGCAGGATCATCTGGTGGACTCGATATAAATTGAGTTTATGATTTCTTAAACACTACAATTAAGGAGCTGCGGACGACTCGAAGTATTTCAACCATTGAATGTTCATAATCGGTTATAAGCACTCAATATTCAGAGTTCTAGGTGATTTTAAACCAACAAATTGAAGCTTGGACGGCCCATCTTATTGTTGAGATAAAATGATTTAGTGCTGAGATGACCGAACTCCGACGATTGTATATGGAGCTTAAACCATACATTGGTGATACATGTGCTCCTCCTTATTGCCCCTCGGTCTCGGTAAAGAcccacctcctcctccagccCTTTTATTCTAGATGAATTGTATTTAaactgataaatttttaaatttgtaataaatatttgattttttaatttattttaattttttctactctgtttattatattttccttaaaaaatatttaaacaaattactAATGGGTTTATCGACGAAATAAGTCTGTCGGTATATTccaaagagttgaaaaagaattattggAAATACCACTAACACTATTTAATCACCAACATGTTAATTTTATGTGTAATATGGAAATACATcattgataaaattacaaatgatcTTTTCATTGGTGATATTCTATCTTTAACGATGGAAATACCGACAAAATGATgctgataattgttttttgtatgacatttttttttgtctataaatCCATTGGAATAACCAGCATAATATAAATCACTAgcgataatttttttaacgaaCAATAATTGTCCGTGATCCTATCTATAAAAGTCGTGCTGGCAAAATTTGTATCTAAATATAAACGAATATTCTGTTGGTAAAATGCCAATTTCTGTAGTGTATGATATGGgggatttttcataaaaataaaaggttctCTCTTGGACATATTAGACAAGAGATTTATTGATGTCTTTCCACAATttgatatttgtgttttcttggAATGTAATTGATATGATTGAAGGTATGTGTTCTTATACTTcccctttttatttaataaaattgatattgctAACATATtcctcaatttttaaaataaaattcttaactttaaaaaaaataataatcagaaagaaagaaaagaagtatTCAAGCGGGATTGTGTTCGATTTTGCTGGCTCGCTGAGATCGACCTTGCTGCTGTTTAATGTACTGTTGTTGACGTGAAATTGATAAGAATGGAGGCAGGACAACATTACAGACATCTAATGTGACGTAAAGCACTCTATTTTTCTTGCACTTATCTAGCTTTTTTGAGCTGAGCCAAGCATACACACTCAAGCTTATCCCCACAATGTCTCGCTTTGTGCATGGCAAGGTAAGAAAGGAATCTCCGGAAGCCCTTTCCCATTAACTACCTTTGCATAATGGGAACATCAAAAGTGGATCATAATTAACACCTTTGGATACTCTATTAGTTAGCAATTGAATTGCGCTCGTTGCCGagaacttttttctttcaatgaaTACATTAAATGTGAATAttctttttaagatttatttgaagaaaagattattaattttaatcataCTATGATTATAATATACCAtctcagaaaagaaaaataaaaacttattatgtATATCTTTACATGTTTCTCTTgtaatcaattaacaaaaaatgttTAGCTTATAAATACAATATGGTCAAACAAATGCTTGGATAGAGGGAAGTTTATCTTAGAATAACTTGAAAATTCACACAAAAGGAAGTTCATAATAACATTTCTTAGTGTTTGGCTGTGATAAATTCTGCTTTTAAGTGccttttatatgtgttttttacttgaaaaaaacatcaaattaatgttttctcaagtgtttttttttttgatatttttgatatgttaataataataaaaaaataaataaaattaattattgttttaatatatttttaaacaaaaaatacttttaaaaagtacCATGTACCACAATataaaacacataataaaatcattattttcgACGTCATCAATAAACATACCCGGTCGTGATGAATTTTTGAGTTTTCCCGCTATCTAGTTTCACATTCTGATtttgacttttatatatatatatcgagagAGTTTCAACAAATTCACACCATACCAAACTTTAAAACGTGCTACTTCTTCCTATTAAATAGTTTAACGTCTTTCCTACAAGGCTTATAAATACTGTCACGGACGTAACATTTTATGATAGTAACACATTTCACAAGCAGAGATGGGAAACAATCTAGGAGGAGGGAATAAAGCAAAGGTGATGTTGATCAATGGTGAAACTTTCAAGTTAAAGACTCCGGCAACGGCCGGCGAGGTCGTTAAGGATTATCCAGGGTATGTATTATTGGATTCGGAAGCTGTTAAGCATTTTGGGATTCGTGCTAAGCCATTAGAGCCTCAACAAGAATTAAAGgccaagaaaatatatttcctaATAGAGTTGCCTCAAATTCCCGAGGAAAAAGATCCTAGGAGTACTAGGAGGGTTCGGTCAGCTATACAGATGAGCGCCAAAGAACGGCTTGAGAACTTGATGCTATCTCGGAGGTCAGTTTCTGACCTGTCGATGGTTAGACCATCGTCGAGTCAAACATCAGATGGGCGGGAGCCGGTTCAGGTGAAAGTTAGGCTGCCTAAGGCCCAAGTGCAAAAATTGGTGGAGGAGAGCCAAGATGAAGTAGAGGTGGCTGAAAAGCTTATTGATCTATACATGCGAAATTCCGGTGGTATTAATGGTACAGATGGGCACCGGCACGTGCATTGGAAGCCGGAGCTTGGTATCATCACGGAGAGTTTCAAGGCAGCTAATGAGGTGTGTTATCTTTCAACTTAATTGATTTTCATGTGCATTTCTTAATTTAATCCTGAGTTCCGTACATGCTAGGAAGATTTGCAACAGAGTCCTGACTTTACGAttcatctaaaataaaactGATTTCTTTAATGCTTCTAAGGTGTTGTAAGAGGAATGAGTCATACTGCAAATCATGGAAgaggaaagtaaataaaaaataacatccacGTTGAGACTAGTTAGTCTTTTAGAcaacaagagataaaaaaataaataaaatagaaacgATAAAGATTGAGATGGAAAATagaatgaatttttatctttttaaagaaAGTTTGTGGATACAAGTTTTATGTATTtctattatctttatttttttttttgtctccatACTCTAACTAAATGCTAGATAATGATAGTAGAAAAAAGAATACTATACGTTTCATATACTAGATAATGCTAGAAATAAGAATATTTGTCTTCATCGTTCGTGAacaattcttataatttattgCTCACTTTTTGCTCAAAAGAGTTAAACAACAAGTGGTATAGATGTATAAGAATCTTACTCTTGTAGGTCACATACCTTATAATTGACCTCCTAATTTCTTGGCTGTTACAATCACCAAAATAAAGTTGGGTTGTTGATCCTTGTCTAGGTCTTCTGTCCATTGGGTTGACATTAGTAATTAGTCTCCTCTTCTAGTTTAAATTGGTACTTGAAAGCTATATATACTTCAATTATTACGCCCTAGTTGCCTTGGggggccaaaaaaaaaaaaaaaaaacccttcagaTATTTAAATTTCTGTGAAATTCGGACAAAATTATGTATTGACATTTTTCATCAGACAAATGTGCAGAAACGAGTGAGTTTTGCTCAAGAAGAGGGGGAAACCCGTTTAGCTGTTGCCTCTGCTTAGCAAATAATCAACTAGTTTAAAGCATGGAGTTTGGAGACCAGAAGTCCCAGAAGCCcctcttcattaattttaacaGTAGCCTCTCATTGGCAACTATTTTGTTGTACATATTTTGTCATCATGTCTTTTTGCAATTTAATTGCAAGATACATGGCTACAATTTAGGCATGGATCAGCTGTGATCATATTTGTGTATCCCATTAGTTCGATTCAACATCTTCATTCGAGAATATTAATTCCAATCTCCAGCTGATTCTATGGCTAATCAAGacttattgttaattttaattctagCAACATTTACTGtgtcctttttaaaaaaaaattctttttaaacaataataactaCAATTCCTCAATGAACTCGATAAGATTTTCTGGATACATTTATTTACCTCTTTAGTTTGCGAGATATCCCGTTAGCAATTTCACATTTAAAGATTCTAATTTGTTGAAATATTGTCAACCCGGCGGTCTAAAtttgtataagaaaaataaataattaagtacTAATTAAATTATGGTAACGGAGACGTAATCATAAATTGATAGTTTATTGACACGAGAAATTAACCAACAATAATGCAATTCGGtacatattattcaatatttggtCAATTACATAGCTATgatcatgaaaaattaattttgtccaAAGTCCAAACCAGGAGCctaatattatagaaaaattacAAGTATCAGCGAAAGTAAACAAACATGACAACAAAAAACCTCAAGCAGATGCTGTGTCCTAATGGATAGAACCATTCCCATTCACGCACATTGAAAATGCTAATAACATGATGAACATAAAGTCACATTTACAGGATTTTCTTTCAAACCAAATCATTTCTAGGACTCTGTTCGTTTGTTAATGCAATGGTGTAATGGGCACGACACTGGAAGTTAGTTAATTTCAAAACAggttattatagaaaaaaaaaaaaaaaatgaagctcgATTTGAAAAACGGGgagattaatctaattttttttatattttttattttcagccACATGGTATTTTTGGACCAATTATGGGAAcattatgataataacaatatcCCTTAAAACAAATCCAGTAACAAACACTTTTCCACAAAACTTTGAAGTAAAAAAGAGAATGATCTACTGCGTGGAATATTGGCAAGAGTTAGAAACATTTTGCTTTCGGTATGAAGAGAATTTCAAAATTAGCTATCTATGTTGTGAATCAAACAGCAAACAAAATACCAAGTGTGGTAATTATTGTTAAACAGTTTTACCATAGAATATTTTGTCAGTattttaccaataaaattacAGACAGAATACGGTCATCAGAAAAAACCTTGTCAATAATTTCTTGTTTGTCAAAAAGTCTAtcgataaaaaaatatccaatggTTTTACAGACAAACAAtgtgcatcaaaataaaattacccgCTAGAATATGCTAATGAAATTATTCCATCGGTGATTGATAATGATATTTGGAGTAATTTTATTCCAGCTTTCTGTAAAATATTGATGGAATAATTCCATTGGTGATATAACAGTTAAAGTGgcatttacattatttttttctaactttttagAATATACTGATGGAATGAGTCCATTGATAACCTCATccgtaataatttaaaaaattaaatttatataaaattcaagtatgtaaaaataaattatcttaatataaaaaacatatatttattataaatttacacgtttaaatacaataaaactaGAACAAAGACAATGTTGGAGGAGAAAGAGGAGCATGGTCGTTTTTAAGACTAGAGGGCCAataaaaaagtgaatatataCCACTCATATATGATCTCATATCCATGACTATATATAACTCCTTGTCAAATTAGACATTgccaatgaaattaatttgaatatataagcccttaaactttcaatttattataGCATCCGATCTCTTCATTCAATTAGATGTGTACACATTGCCAACATAAAATGAATATGAGGTGTACAGAAAGAGCACATGAGATTATGAATTGAAATTTAGCGTGTGGATTTCCAAGCCCAAAACTCAAGTACAAAGATTGATATAGCCAATTTCAACAATTTGAGGGACGTGAAAATGAatttgattaacaaaaaaaaatccctcgCAAATACttttatcaacaaataaaacttcaataGTACATACAAAATGCCCCATTGGACACCAGAATGCTGGATCCTGTTAGCCATTCCTTAGGCTCTAGAattcttgaagaaaaagaaaaaaaaacgaagcgATCCACCAACCAATTATCAGACTGAGAATTAATGATCCTGATCTTCGAACACCAACTTTTTGCAAAATTTGCCTGTCCATCATTATCTTTCGAGGAGAAaccaggaaaaaagaaaaaaaaaaaaaaaaaccatcttgcATTGAACAATTTGGATACAAGGCTCTAAGTCTCCAGACATCTAGAGCACATGTTGTTTTCAATCGTAGACTTAGCAATTAATATTCTTAATGTTTTTCTGTAACAAAAAAAGACAATTGATCATAGAGATTTCATAAAACACATGCAAATTAACTTGAATGTTCAGAGGAGTTTTGAAGTATAGATAgagaaaaaaacgaaaatatatGGGAATACCATTAATTCCCACTCATGCATGTTAAGAATTGAAAGACCagagaactaaaataaaaatacttaaaaaattactCCCTTGCACCTCCTAAAACATCCACTATTTAGAAACTAGTTAATTTCTTTATgataattgaaacaaaatttttttgttcatgtgAAGTCAACTCACAAGCTAGCCAGGgtcaagaaaaatattagttaattaaAGCCTTCAATAACACATCATCAAAAGGGCTAAACCTCCATTTACATTGATTCCTTGTTTTTGTACAACTTTTTTACAATTCTGAAACTTAATCccccccaatttttttttttttttttttttttgtggtaaagATCATATCACCACTCAAATATCTGGCTCTTTGAAGAAAAACTCTTTCTTgcgaataaattatttttcatccaaTGTTTGATACCTCAAAAGAATTCCAAAAGGGAGCAGTTGTTTCACTCTAGTCTCTTTGAGTTGAATCAGGAATGAGATTTCCTTCACAATCATACATAATTTTCCCGGAAAAATCAATTGGCCTACACCTTTCCCCCATGATGATTGACCTCCTCCAAATTTCTTCATCACCCTCCTCATCTTGCGCCAGCTTCCTCCAAGAAATCATCTTCACCATTGAATGAGCCTTTTCTTTAATATCACTATTTatctttgaaagaagctttTTCTCACTTGAATATTGTGAAGTTACACTTTCCTCATCTTTTTGTCTACGTGATTTCTTTGCTTTGTGGTGAGAAGCGCAAAGGAATGTTATAAGAGAAAAGAC contains:
- the LOC118048998 gene encoding uncharacterized protein At1g66480, which translates into the protein MGNNLGGGNKAKVMLINGETFKLKTPATAGEVVKDYPGYVLLDSEAVKHFGIRAKPLEPQQELKAKKIYFLIELPQIPEEKDPRSTRRVRSAIQMSAKERLENLMLSRRSVSDLSMVRPSSSQTSDGREPVQVKVRLPKAQVQKLVEESQDEVEVAEKLIDLYMRNSGGINGTDGHRHVHWKPELGIITESFKAANETNVQKRVSFAQEEGETRLAVASA